The Candidatus Coatesbacteria bacterium genome window below encodes:
- a CDS encoding response regulator — MSENKETLLVVDDSPQTRTLLQRTLQAAGYECFTAGSVGEAVRLLEQTAVELVITDLRMPGESGMDLVRHVRENLPRTQVMMITGYATVEGAVEAVKTGAEEYLAKPFTDEELFAAVERALEKLRLRRAVRRSEEPSSYGIIGGSAAMREVFRAIDKSAGTNATVLISGESGTGKELVARAVHYHSPRAKAPFVPVNCGGIPEGLLESELFGYVKGAFTGAGETRAGFFQTAEGGTIFLDEISETSPAMQIKLLRVLQEREVAMVGSTNRRSIDIRVLAATNKNLRRLVDRGAFREDLYYRLNVVAIDLPPLRERGDDVLLLARHFAARYAEELDRPLPLFTDKALDVLTSYAWPGNVRELENLIQRLLVMSEGGEQSRTMIDVSDMPDYMRYCAGGAGLDRSLAEIEAEHIRRVLEAHGGNKTQSAKVLGIDRKTLREKIKRYDIPD, encoded by the coding sequence ATGAGCGAGAACAAGGAAACCCTCCTCGTCGTCGACGACTCGCCCCAGACCCGCACCCTGCTGCAGCGCACCCTGCAGGCCGCCGGTTACGAGTGCTTCACCGCCGGCTCCGTCGGCGAGGCCGTCCGCCTGCTCGAGCAGACCGCCGTCGAGCTGGTGATCACCGACCTGCGTATGCCCGGCGAGTCCGGGATGGACCTGGTGCGCCACGTGCGCGAGAACCTGCCCCGGACCCAGGTGATGATGATCACCGGCTACGCCACCGTCGAGGGCGCCGTCGAGGCCGTCAAGACCGGGGCCGAGGAGTACCTGGCCAAGCCCTTCACCGACGAGGAGCTGTTCGCCGCCGTCGAGCGCGCCCTGGAGAAGCTGCGCCTGCGTCGCGCCGTGCGCCGCAGCGAGGAGCCCTCCAGCTACGGCATCATCGGTGGGAGCGCGGCGATGCGCGAGGTCTTTCGTGCCATCGACAAGTCCGCCGGCACCAACGCCACCGTGCTGATCAGCGGCGAATCCGGCACCGGCAAGGAACTCGTCGCCCGGGCCGTCCACTACCACTCCCCGCGGGCCAAGGCCCCCTTCGTTCCCGTCAACTGCGGCGGCATCCCCGAGGGCCTGCTGGAAAGCGAGCTCTTCGGTTACGTCAAGGGTGCCTTCACCGGGGCCGGCGAGACCCGGGCCGGCTTCTTCCAGACCGCCGAGGGCGGCACCATCTTCCTCGACGAGATCTCGGAGACCAGCCCCGCCATGCAGATCAAGCTGTTGCGAGTCCTCCAGGAGCGCGAGGTGGCCATGGTCGGCTCGACCAACCGCCGCAGCATCGACATCCGCGTCCTGGCCGCCACCAACAAGAATCTGCGCCGCCTGGTCGACCGCGGCGCCTTCCGCGAGGACCTCTACTACCGCTTGAACGTCGTCGCCATCGATCTGCCGCCGTTACGCGAGCGCGGCGACGACGTCCTGCTGCTGGCCCGGCACTTCGCCGCCCGCTACGCCGAGGAGCTCGACCGCCCCCTGCCCCTGTTCACCGACAAGGCCCTCGACGTCCTGACCAGCTACGCCTGGCCCGGCAACGTCCGCGAGCTGGAGAACCTCATCCAGCGCCTGCTGGTGATGAGCGAGGGCGGCGAGCAGAGTCGGACGATGATCGACGTCAGCGACATGCCCGACTACATGCGCTACTGCGCCGGCGGCGCCGGTCTCGACCGCTCCCTGGCCGAGATCGAGGCCGAGCATATCCGTCGCGTCCTCGAGGCCCACGGCGGCAACAAGACCCAGAGCGCCAAGGTCCTGGGCATCGACCGCAAGACCCTGCGCGAGAAGATCAAGCGCTACGACATCCCGGACTGA
- a CDS encoding T9SS type A sorting domain-containing protein, translating into MKRMLLLVLALALVAPATADDWHIETVDSGGSVGWFTSLALDAGGNPHISYYDATNEDLKYAYWNGASWELETVDSTGDVGYYTSLALDFSGNPCISYYDYDNYDLKYAAWNGASWQIETVDSVGWVGHDTSLALDDSGNPHISYQGEGDLKYAAWNGTSWEIETVDSTGVVNLYTSLALDSSGNPHISYYDDTNDRLKYSWYNAAPPAFSLLSPSDGATVDDYPLCDWEDAPDYPIVSYDLWYSTESDFDPHEELSGLTDSEYQFSDAELDPETIYHWKVVATDGYEETWSSETWSFYVPEDVGIDGVELAATPEDEGVLLGWTVSGDVPADVRVLRGEENPVAVSGSLPGATSRWLDRGVEPGGSYVYWLETTDSAGCVKRFGPTAAVVVPEETHRLTLAEPYPNPAANSVSVAFTLPQAQRVSLSVYDLAGRRVTTLSEGELPAGRNEVSWDCAGEASGVYLLRLETQGAVLSRRLVVDR; encoded by the coding sequence ATGAAACGGATGCTGTTACTCGTTTTGGCCTTGGCCTTAGTCGCACCCGCAACCGCCGATGACTGGCACATCGAAACGGTGGATTCGGGTGGTAGTGTCGGCTGGTTCACCTCTCTGGCGCTGGATGCCGGCGGCAACCCGCATATCTCGTACTACGACGCCACCAACGAAGACCTCAAGTACGCGTATTGGAACGGTGCCAGCTGGGAGCTCGAGACGGTGGATTCGACTGGTGATGTTGGCTACTATACCTCTCTGGCGCTGGATTTTAGCGGCAACCCGTGCATCTCGTACTACGATTACGACAACTACGACCTCAAGTACGCCGCCTGGAACGGCGCGAGCTGGCAGATCGAGACGGTGGACTCGGTCGGTTGGGTCGGCCACGATACCTCCCTGGCGCTGGATGACAGCGGCAACCCGCATATCTCGTACCAGGGAGAAGGCGACCTCAAGTACGCCGCCTGGAACGGCACTAGCTGGGAGATCGAGACGGTGGATTCGACTGGTGTTGTAAACCTGTACACCTCCCTGGCGCTGGATTCCAGCGGCAACCCGCATATCTCGTACTACGACGACACCAACGACAGACTCAAGTACAGTTGGTATAATGCAGCTCCTCCCGCCTTCTCGCTGCTGTCTCCCAGTGACGGCGCTACCGTGGACGATTATCCCCTGTGCGACTGGGAGGATGCCCCGGACTATCCCATCGTCAGCTACGACCTCTGGTACTCGACCGAGTCCGACTTCGATCCCCACGAGGAGCTCAGCGGCCTGACCGACTCCGAGTACCAGTTCAGCGACGCCGAGCTTGATCCGGAGACCATCTATCACTGGAAGGTCGTTGCCACCGACGGTTATGAAGAAACCTGGTCCAGCGAGACCTGGAGCTTCTACGTGCCGGAGGATGTCGGTATCGACGGCGTCGAGCTGGCGGCTACGCCCGAGGATGAAGGTGTCCTGCTCGGTTGGACGGTCAGCGGCGACGTGCCCGCCGATGTCCGCGTCCTGCGCGGGGAAGAGAATCCCGTCGCCGTCAGCGGCTCGCTGCCCGGTGCGACCAGCCGCTGGCTGGATCGGGGCGTCGAGCCCGGCGGGAGCTACGTTTATTGGCTCGAAACAACGGATAGCGCAGGCTGTGTAAAAAGATTCGGGCCGACGGCGGCCGTCGTCGTACCCGAAGAGACGCACCGTCTGACTTTGGCTGAACCGTATCCCAACCCGGCGGCTAACAGTGTCAGCGTCGCCTTTACGCTGCCGCAGGCCCAGCGCGTCAGCCTGAGCGTCTATGACCTGGCCGGGCGCCGGGTGACAACGCTGAGCGAGGGAGAGCTGCCCGCCGGACGCAACGAAGTGAGTTGGGACTGCGCCGGGGAAGCGTCGGGCGTCTACCTGCTGCGGTTGGAAACGCAAGGCGCGGTGCTCAGCCGCCGGCTGGTCGTTGATCGCTGA